The window GTCTCGGCATTGAATGCCTCGGGATGCGTTTCCGGATAGCACGCCGCGCCGATGCAAAACGCGTACTCTTTGGAAAGCATCGCGATCAGCTCCACAGCGTGCGCGAAGCCGCCCTTCGAAGCGCTGAAAGCTTCTTCTCCCTTTGGAGGGTCGCCGCGTAACGCCATGATGTTTTCGATGTTGGCTGCCGCTAAGTCGTCGAACAGCGTCCGTAGCTCGTCGCGCGTCGCGCCCACGCACGTGACGTGCGCCATGACATCGAGGCAAAGCTCGTTGCGGATACGCTTCGCAAGCTCAACCGTGCGGGCTCGAGTCGAACCTCCTGCGCCGTAGGTAATCGAAACGAAGGCCGGCTGCAAGGTCCGCAGCTGCGCGATCGCGTCGAAAAGCAAGCGCACGCCCTCGTCGTTCCTCGGCGGGAAGAACTCGAAGGAGAAAAACGGCTGCCGCTGCTCGAGCGACTCGGTGATGCGCACTACCTATAATTATCGGAAGCTGGTGGTCACCCCCGCACAAACGACGGCCCAGCCGTCGACGGTGACGAACAGCAACAGCTTGAGGGGCAACGAAACGATCGGCGGGCTCAGCATCATCATGCCGAGACTCATCAAAATACCGGCGACCGCGAGATCGATCGCGAGAAACGGAAGATAGAGAGCCACGCCGATTGCAAATGCACTGCGCAACTCGCCAACCACGAAGGCCGGAATCAGTACGGCAATCTCGGCCGGCGATCGGTGCGCGACGCGTGCGAACAACGCCAGATCTCGTGCGCGCGTCTGCCGGATCATGAATTGCCGTAGCGGTTCGATGGCACGTGCGACAAACGCGCTCTGTGAAAGACGGCCGTGTGCGTACGGCTGCAGCGCATCGTGCTGGATCGCGTGAATCGTCGGAGTCATCACCAGGACCGTCAGAACGATCGCCAATCCTGTAAGGACCATGCTCGGCGGAACCGTCGGCGAGCCGATCGCCGAACGCACCAGCGATAGCACGACGACGATGCGCACGAACGAGGTCGTCATCACTGCGAAAAACGGGACGATCGAAAGCAGCGTTAGGCCGGCCAGCGCATCCAGCGGCAGGGACGCGCGCGTATGCGCGAAGAGGGCGAAAAGATCGTCCACCACGCCATGATGGAGGCCGTAAATTACGCCGGGATGACCGCGAGCGGTCTAGGGGGTTTCGGGGCGGTCGATCAGCTCCGTAATGCGGACGCCGAAATTATCGTCGATCGCCACAACCTCGCCACGCGCAACGAGCTTGTTGTTGACGAGCAGGTCGACGGGACCGCCGGCCAGGCGATCGAGCTCGACAACGGAGCCGGTGCCGAGCTTGAGAATGTCGCGGACATTCATCTTCGCCTTGCCCAATTCAGCAGTCACCTGAAGCGAAACGTTCAGGAGCAGGTCGAGATTTTTGCCGTTCTCCGAAATTCTCATATCAGTTCGTGTACCTTGAAGGCGGATCGGTCGCCGAGCACGCCGCCTTCGCCCGCAGCGATTGGGTCGCGCCCCACGTTCAGCGTCGCGTACGGGCCCACCTTGGTGTCCTGGGGGATCACATCGCCGGGTGTCAGACCCGCAATTGTAAAGATATTGAATGCGGCGAGACTGAGCTGCGCCGAGCACTCGATGGAGCAATCCTCGAGTACCTCAAAACCGATCGTCGGTCCGATTTTCGAGACGTTCTCGCTCACCGCAATACCGATCACGGCATCAAGCGGCGAGGGAAGTCGCAGCTCACAATATGCACGACGCGGCGCCGGAAGTCGCGTTCGAACAACCGCACCGTTGCACGTTCCACGAATCGACGTGAGGCGGTCCGCAAGCTCTGCAACAAAGCGTTCTAAAACGCGCACCTCCATAGCCGAAAGCAGTTTCTCGCATTCCACCGGACTTTCGCCGAACGCACGTCCAACGATGCTTCGAGCGGCTTTCGGTGCAATCACGACGCTCAAATCACCCGCATCGACCGTCATATCGAAAACAAAATTTCCGTCGTAAAGTCTCGCCCATGTCACCGTTTCCAAATGAACGGGCGGGAACGCGTCGACGGCAATAGGCTCGGCGAAGATCTCGGATACGCACGATTCAACGGCCCGAGCGATCGCGTCGATCAAACACAGATCGAACGGTACGCGTCTTTCGAAACGCACGTTCCGTACGCGACCGTCGTTCGCATCTTGCGTCCACACGAGCTCGCGAACGATCACTTGAGTAAGTCGAACGCTCCACGCGCAAACGCGTTTTGCGAGCGTTCGATCGTGCCCAACGCGCGCATCGCGAGGTAGGCATCCTGTAGACGCGAAACGGCAACATCTGCATCAAGCCGCCCTAGTGCACGCCGCTGCGTTTCGATCGGCAAGAAACTTCCGTCGTTCGGCGATCCGACGAACGGAATGGTACTCGTGGGAGCGTGAACGTGCGTCGCATTGATACGCTCGAGACGAGTCCCCGCGGGAAAGCGCGCCAGTGCGACGCGCCCGACGACGACGCGTTCGACGCTCGACTGGCCGGTCTTCGGATCGAACACGGAGCGCGCGTATCCAAACACGCCGTCGGGTTCGACGCGAATGTCTTGCGCTCGCCCTAAGAGCACATCGTTCTTCTCAATCTCCAGCACGCGCGGCACGCCCGACGCATCGCCCTCGACAAATCCAAGCACGGGCGTTCCATCACTGCTCTCGAGAACGCCGTCGCGCACCGCTAGCGCTCCATCGCGCGTGTACGCCGGCCGCGCACCATCACCCGCAACGAAGTACGCATCCGAAGGCAACGCCACCGACAGCGGATCGTTCGTCAGCTCCGCACGCTCCGGCCGCAACGCATCGGAGAAATTCGGCTGCGCACCGCCGGTAAAGACCATGCGCAAATCCTCAGCCCGCCGATCGACATTCTCGATCGCGTTCGCAATCCCAAGATTCATAGTGCGTACCTCACTTGCACCAGCGCCTTTTCCACGGCGTCGCGAATCGCCGGCGGACAAAACGCCACAATCTGCGACCGCCGCTCCCCACGCACGACGTACAGACACACCCGTCCTTGCGGCACGTCGAATACGAACCGTGTCGCCTTGGGCTGCGCCCGCAACCGCGCCACAATGTCGCCGGCTAACGAAGTAAGCTTAGCCCTTCGCTCCCCCGACACTCTCTTCGTAGGGAGGTCAGTCGCGGTGACATTTCCCGACGGACGCTCCAACTTTTTCGGGAGCCATGGATGGCGAAACGAAAAAGTGGGCGAGCAGACTTTTCCACGATGGAAAAGTCGAGCGCTCCGGAGGGGGGTGTTACCGGGCTGAGCGACCGCGCGAGAACAATCGGTTCGCGCAAGGTGCAATGCGTCATACCACGCTTGCGATAGGGCACGGCGATCAACACCCGGCGATCGTACGGCTACAAGGTCGAACTTCGCGGCGACTGCATGCATGATACGCAGTCTAGCGGCGCGATGTTATCGTTTATTGTCCGGTTTTGTACTGTTTATACGTGTCGAGAACGTTCTTGACGTACGATTGCGTCTCGGGATACGGCGGCACGCCGTTATACTTGTCGACGGCTTCAGGACCCGCGTTGTACGCAGCGACTGCGTTCGTGAGATTGCCACCGAAACGATCGAGCAGTGTGCGGAGGTACTTCGTGCCCCCGGCAACGTTCTGCGATGGATCGTAGCTGTTGGTCACGCCGACGTCCGCCGCGGTTTGCGGCATGAGCTGCATGAGCCCTTGCGCGCCGGCGCTCGATGTCGCGTTCGGATCGAATGCTGATTCGTTCGCCATGACGGCGCGGATGAGATCCGGGTCGACGCCTTGCGATGCGCTGTTAGACTGGACGAGCTGCTCGATAGCCGGCGTTGCTTGCGGCTTACCGGCGCCACCCTCTTGACCCGCCATCTGCTGCTGCACCATCGACGCGAAGCGCCCGCTGGGGACGTTCGAGATGGTGGGCGTCGTCGGCTGGTCCTGAGGGTCGACCCCGAAAATCTGGTCGATCCGAGCCTGGATGCGCATAATCCCGGTGTCAAAGTCCATGCTCATATTCTATCGGCAAGGTGGTGGAGCGCGTCTAGGGTCCGAGCGATAAGCTCTGGTTGAGAATCTTGCCGGAGGAACTCCTCGAGGACCGGTTCCAGGGGTTCCGGAGGGGCCAAGCCCAGCTCGCGAGCCTCGCGGGCGCCCTCGAAGCGCGCCAGAGCGGCCCGGACGCGCACCGCGGCGACGAGTTGCAGGGGGTCGACGACGGCCGGCATTGGGCGGCTCAGGCTCGCCGGGACGTCGATCGCCGGGAAGGCCCCCCGCTCGGCCCGCTCCCGTGAGAGAACGAGATGCCCGTCCAGATGCGAGCGGGCAGCTTCCGCGAGGGGATCCGAAGGGTCGGCGACGTCCGAAAGCACCGTTGCGAGTAGCGTCACGGATCCGCAGGTAGTCGCGCCTGCACATTCGCACAACTCCGCGAGCCGCGCATAGACGGTCGGAGGGTAGCCTCCGCGCCCGGGCGGCTCACCACAGGAAAGCGCAATCTCGCGCAAGGCATGTGCATAACGGGCCAAGCTATCCAGGATGATGACGACGTCGAGCCCGCATTCGCGCAAACGGCATGCCTGCGCCATCGCAAGCTCCGTCGCAGCGATTTGCTCGCCGGCGGTGCGATCGGCGGGCGCGCAGACGATTGTGGTGCGCGCGTTCATGATTGCGAAATGCCGCTCCGCTTCCGTGCCGCGCTCGCCGATCAACGCGACCACTACCGCATCCGCCTTTACATCGCGCGCAATTGTCTGAAG of the Candidatus Baltobacteraceae bacterium genome contains:
- a CDS encoding methylenetetrahydrofolate reductase is translated as MRITESLEQRQPFFSFEFFPPRNDEGVRLLFDAIAQLRTLQPAFVSITYGAGGSTRARTVELAKRIRNELCLDVMAHVTCVGATRDELRTLFDDLAAANIENIMALRGDPPKGEEAFSASKGGFAHAVELIAMLSKEYAFCIGAACYPETHPEAFNAET
- a CDS encoding flagellar type III secretion system pore protein FliP, producing MDDLFALFAHTRASLPLDALAGLTLLSIVPFFAVMTTSFVRIVVVLSLVRSAIGSPTVPPSMVLTGLAIVLTVLVMTPTIHAIQHDALQPYAHGRLSQSAFVARAIEPLRQFMIRQTRARDLALFARVAHRSPAEIAVLIPAFVVGELRSAFAIGVALYLPFLAIDLAVAGILMSLGMMMLSPPIVSLPLKLLLFVTVDGWAVVCAGVTTSFR
- the fliN gene encoding flagellar motor switch protein FliN; its protein translation is MRISENGKNLDLLLNVSLQVTAELGKAKMNVRDILKLGTGSVVELDRLAGGPVDLLVNNKLVARGEVVAIDDNFGVRITELIDRPETP
- a CDS encoding FliM/FliN family flagellar motor C-terminal domain-containing protein, with translation MIVRELVWTQDANDGRVRNVRFERRVPFDLCLIDAIARAVESCVSEIFAEPIAVDAFPPVHLETVTWARLYDGNFVFDMTVDAGDLSVVIAPKAARSIVGRAFGESPVECEKLLSAMEVRVLERFVAELADRLTSIRGTCNGAVVRTRLPAPRRAYCELRLPSPLDAVIGIAVSENVSKIGPTIGFEVLEDCSIECSAQLSLAAFNIFTIAGLTPGDVIPQDTKVGPYATLNVGRDPIAAGEGGVLGDRSAFKVHELI
- a CDS encoding lytic transglycosylase domain-containing protein; the encoded protein is MDFDTGIMRIQARIDQIFGVDPQDQPTTPTISNVPSGRFASMVQQQMAGQEGGAGKPQATPAIEQLVQSNSASQGVDPDLIRAVMANESAFDPNATSSAGAQGLMQLMPQTAADVGVTNSYDPSQNVAGGTKYLRTLLDRFGGNLTNAVAAYNAGPEAVDKYNGVPPYPETQSYVKNVLDTYKQYKTGQ
- the fliI gene encoding flagellum-specific ATP synthase FliI (involved in type III protein export during flagellum assembly); its protein translation is MIAVRGRVTSTRAHRIEANLRGVRLCDRVSIRARGRNAAAVVVAVEGARTVLSVLDDARCVALGDVVEREDFGDYTVLGTSLCGRAVDGIGRPLDGRPAPNGSRFSITRYLVAPSPLKRRAFSRPLWTGVRAIDGLLTFACGMRLGIFGPPGAGKSSLLQTIARDVKADAVVVALIGERGTEAERHFAIMNARTTIVCAPADRTAGEQIAATELAMAQACRLRECGLDVVIILDSLARYAHALREIALSCGEPPGRGGYPPTVYARLAELCECAGATTCGSVTLLATVLSDVADPSDPLAEAARSHLDGHLVLSRERAERGAFPAIDVPASLSRPMPAVVDPLQLVAAVRVRAALARFEGAREARELGLAPPEPLEPVLEEFLRQDSQPELIARTLDALHHLADRI